A window from Corynebacterium urogenitale encodes these proteins:
- a CDS encoding DUF4193 domain-containing protein produces the protein MATDYDAPRRRSEDDIETDSLEGLKAAEKAETAVDDTDDGEIVEPFDVPMADLSGEELSGTVTPRQNDEFTCSECFLVQHRSRIAETVSETEFICQDCA, from the coding sequence GTGGCTACTGACTACGACGCTCCGCGCCGCCGATCCGAGGACGACATCGAAACGGACTCCCTCGAAGGTCTCAAGGCAGCCGAGAAAGCCGAGACCGCTGTAGACGACACCGACGACGGCGAAATCGTGGAGCCATTCGACGTTCCCATGGCGGATCTTTCTGGCGAAGAGCTCTCCGGCACTGTCACCCCGCGACAGAATGACGAGTTCACTTGTTCTGAGTGCTTCCTCGTCCAGCACCGTTCCCGGATCGCGGAAACGGTATCTGAGACTGAATTTATCTGCCAAGACTGCGCATAA
- a CDS encoding inositol monophosphatase family protein, whose amino-acid sequence MNAPRTRVLDSESTEIIPPLNSDADGLTTQFDPSYLRRVAVEVALEASQLIEVMRREVVGPEGHVRVADVKSSAVDPVTEVDRASENLIRKRLQEEFPESRVLGEEEGESSTKHARADLLWVVDPIDGTVNFIYGIPAYAVSIAATVAGQPIAAAVVDVAHGLVYSAAVGHDALLHSRQQWHRGEPGQRLTVSHDEDSLHTALVATGFAYLSQRRAVQADLLTSLLPRVRDIRRLGSAALDLCHVAAGRVDAYYEHGLGPWDHAAGALIAARAGAIVQMPELDVNSSEGVQVMAAKPAIARPLLNYLEECVPGGVLAPVGES is encoded by the coding sequence ATGAATGCTCCCCGAACACGTGTCTTAGACTCCGAATCCACCGAGATCATCCCTCCTTTGAATTCCGACGCCGATGGCCTCACCACCCAATTCGATCCCTCTTACTTGCGACGGGTGGCTGTGGAGGTAGCTCTTGAGGCCTCACAGCTTATTGAGGTAATGCGACGAGAAGTGGTCGGACCCGAAGGTCATGTTCGTGTGGCAGACGTCAAAAGTTCAGCTGTTGATCCGGTGACCGAGGTTGATCGTGCTTCGGAAAATCTCATTCGAAAGCGGCTTCAAGAAGAGTTTCCAGAGTCCCGTGTACTTGGAGAAGAGGAGGGCGAATCCTCAACGAAGCACGCTCGTGCTGATCTGCTGTGGGTCGTGGATCCAATCGATGGTACCGTGAATTTCATCTACGGCATCCCCGCCTACGCCGTGTCCATCGCCGCGACTGTGGCCGGTCAGCCCATTGCGGCTGCGGTGGTGGATGTCGCCCATGGCTTGGTGTATTCAGCTGCTGTCGGTCACGATGCCTTGCTCCATTCCCGGCAGCAATGGCACAGAGGTGAACCTGGGCAACGACTCACCGTTTCCCACGACGAGGATTCGCTGCACACCGCACTTGTCGCCACCGGGTTTGCTTATCTTTCCCAGCGGAGGGCTGTTCAAGCCGACCTCCTGACGTCGTTGCTCCCAAGAGTCAGGGACATCAGGCGCCTCGGCTCCGCGGCACTTGACCTCTGCCACGTTGCCGCAGGGCGTGTCGATGCGTATTACGAACACGGTTTAGGGCCCTGGGACCATGCTGCGGGTGCGCTCATCGCGGCGCGAGCGGGGGCAATCGTCCAGATGCCAGAACTCGACGTTAATTCCTCCGAAGGAGTGCAGGTCATGGCCGCAAAACCAGCTATTGCACGACCACTGTTGAACTATCTCGAAGAGTGCGTTCCGGGGGGAGTACTTGCCCCTGTTGGGGAGTCCTAG
- a CDS encoding sigma-70 family RNA polymerase sigma factor: MSDSMFDDDNVDVGQSTEATHNQSGDETTEDKGRRRGNNENPSADLVRVYLNGIGKTALLTAEDEVELSKRIEVGLYAKHILDSGEQLTRARKRDLKVLAREGKAARTHLLEANLRLVVSLAKRYTGRGMPLLDLIQEGNLGLIRAMEKFDYTKGFKFSTYATWWIRQAITRGMADQSRTIRLPVHLVEQVNKLSRIKREMYQQLGREATNEELSEESGIEESKIEMLLKQSRDPVSLDMPVGSDEEAPLGDFIEDSDATDAEAAVVASLRHSDVRAVLGTLEEREQDVIKLRYGLDDGMPRTLDQIGRRFGLSRERVRQIEREVMAKLREGDRADKLREYAG, from the coding sequence ATGAGTGACTCCATGTTTGACGACGACAACGTCGACGTAGGCCAGAGCACGGAAGCCACGCATAACCAGTCCGGCGACGAGACGACCGAGGACAAGGGACGCCGCCGCGGTAACAATGAGAATCCATCCGCCGACCTGGTGAGGGTCTACCTCAATGGCATCGGCAAGACAGCCCTGCTCACCGCTGAGGATGAGGTCGAGTTGTCAAAGCGTATCGAGGTAGGTCTCTACGCGAAGCACATTCTCGACTCCGGTGAACAGCTGACTCGCGCCCGCAAGCGAGATCTCAAGGTTCTCGCTCGCGAGGGCAAGGCAGCACGCACCCACCTGTTAGAGGCCAACCTGCGACTCGTCGTTTCCTTGGCCAAACGGTACACGGGTCGCGGTATGCCACTGCTCGACCTTATCCAAGAGGGCAACCTCGGACTCATTCGCGCGATGGAGAAGTTCGATTACACCAAGGGCTTCAAGTTCTCCACCTACGCCACCTGGTGGATCCGTCAGGCTATCACCCGCGGTATGGCTGACCAGTCCCGCACAATTCGACTGCCCGTTCACCTCGTGGAGCAAGTCAACAAGCTCTCCCGCATTAAGCGCGAGATGTACCAGCAGCTCGGCCGTGAAGCGACAAATGAGGAACTCTCGGAGGAGTCGGGCATCGAAGAGTCCAAGATCGAGATGCTGCTGAAGCAGTCTCGCGATCCTGTCAGCTTGGATATGCCCGTCGGATCCGATGAAGAGGCGCCGCTTGGCGACTTCATCGAAGATTCCGATGCTACTGATGCAGAAGCAGCCGTCGTCGCATCCCTGCGCCACTCCGACGTGCGTGCCGTTCTCGGCACCTTAGAGGAGCGAGAGCAGGATGTCATTAAGCTTCGTTATGGGCTCGACGACGGTATGCCGCGCACCCTCGATCAGATTGGTCGCCGGTTCGGCCTCTCACGCGAACGTGTTCGCCAGATCGAGCGCGAAGTCATGGCGAAACTGCGCGAAGGAGACCGAGCCGATAAACTCCGCGAATATGCGGGGTAG
- the dut gene encoding dUTP diphosphatase: MTHNLPAPLKLVRLDKDLPLPSRAHATDAGIDLYSAEDAVIAPGERQLVGTGIAIGLNPGTVGLIHPRSGMALKHGLSIVNAPGTIDEEYRGEVKVCLINLDPREDVHIRRGDRIAQLVLQDVLLSPVEEVASVDDLGQTQRGDGGYGSTGRS; this comes from the coding sequence ATGACACATAATCTTCCGGCGCCGCTGAAACTCGTTCGCCTGGACAAGGACTTGCCATTACCTTCGCGTGCGCATGCGACCGATGCAGGCATTGACCTTTACTCGGCCGAGGACGCCGTTATTGCTCCCGGAGAGCGTCAGCTTGTGGGAACTGGAATTGCCATCGGCCTGAACCCGGGGACGGTGGGACTCATTCACCCTCGTAGCGGAATGGCGCTCAAACACGGTTTATCCATCGTTAACGCGCCCGGCACTATCGATGAGGAGTACCGCGGGGAAGTCAAGGTGTGCCTTATCAACCTTGACCCACGGGAAGATGTTCACATTCGTCGCGGCGATCGTATCGCCCAGTTGGTCTTGCAGGACGTACTGTTGAGTCCAGTGGAGGAGGTTGCCAGCGTCGACGACCTGGGGCAGACCCAGCGCGGTGATGGAGGCTACGGCTCCACCGGACGCTCTTAA
- a CDS encoding DUF3099 domain-containing protein: protein MVAGKGRVPQRRSRLRRNSDVELITDARRSPLENWHSRRRLYAALQLARIPLLGLAGLLMWLTNNLWLSASVAMISLPLPWVAVLLANDAGDPDARTHKVYKPQAVREARAQQEALAAERHNQLSSRPFKQLDAAPDGSHTSHEQPQVIDLED from the coding sequence ATGGTTGCAGGTAAGGGACGTGTCCCACAGCGCCGTTCGCGTCTTAGGCGCAACAGTGACGTGGAATTGATCACCGATGCGCGCCGCTCCCCATTGGAGAATTGGCATTCGCGTCGCAGGCTGTACGCAGCACTCCAACTTGCCCGCATCCCGTTGCTTGGCTTGGCGGGATTGTTAATGTGGCTGACAAACAACTTGTGGCTGTCTGCAAGCGTGGCAATGATTAGTTTGCCTCTGCCGTGGGTCGCCGTGCTCTTAGCCAATGACGCTGGAGACCCGGACGCTCGCACACATAAGGTCTACAAACCACAGGCTGTTCGCGAGGCTCGCGCTCAGCAGGAGGCTCTGGCTGCCGAACGCCACAACCAATTGTCTTCGCGGCCGTTCAAGCAGTTGGATGCTGCCCCTGACGGAAGTCACACCTCTCACGAGCAACCTCAGGTCATCGACCTCGAGGACTAA
- a CDS encoding DEAD/DEAH box helicase, with product MNGLRAWQQEALDLYLTQAPRDFLAVATPGAGKTTFALTVARLLLDTRVVQRVVIVVPTEHLKVQWAQSAAARGIALDANFTNSSAVNSSFDGVCVTYAQVGMKPTKHYQVATAKKTLVILDEIHHAGDAKSWGDGVRLAYAHSERRLALTGTPFRSDDSQIPFVRYEEVPGTDGGLQSAADYTYGYSDALRDGVVRPVVFLAYSGQARWRDSAGEEYEARLGEVLNAEQTARAWRTALDPRGEWIPSVLQAAHTRLMQLRETIPDAGGLVIATDKVTARAYATILNRISSTPVTVVLSDEAGASQRIKDFSASDDEWMVAVRMVSEGVDVPRLAVGVYATSSSTPLFFAQAIGRFVRSRRKGESASVFLPSVPVLLDLASRLEKQRNHVLGKPDRPDEGWDDQLLEQANKEENEPGEERGYESIGADAELESLIYDGSTYGTRVSGSAEEQEYLGLPGLLDAEQMRTLLRQRQADQIEARAREQKLREAAERSAEAGGAKDQARQRVASEELPALRKELNALVNMTSARTGRPHGAIHNDVRRNCGGPPTALCSAAQLRDRIAYLRDW from the coding sequence GTGAATGGCCTCCGCGCGTGGCAGCAGGAAGCACTAGACCTCTACCTCACCCAGGCTCCGCGTGACTTCCTCGCCGTAGCAACTCCGGGCGCCGGCAAGACGACATTCGCCTTGACCGTCGCCCGGCTTCTGTTGGACACCCGTGTCGTGCAACGCGTGGTGATCGTTGTCCCGACTGAACACCTGAAAGTGCAGTGGGCTCAGTCGGCAGCTGCGAGAGGCATAGCTCTCGATGCGAACTTTACAAACAGCTCGGCAGTCAACAGCTCCTTCGACGGTGTGTGCGTGACCTACGCCCAAGTTGGCATGAAACCGACGAAGCATTACCAGGTCGCGACAGCGAAGAAGACACTGGTGATCCTCGACGAGATTCACCATGCCGGAGACGCTAAGAGCTGGGGCGACGGCGTGCGTTTGGCTTATGCTCACAGCGAACGTCGCCTGGCGCTGACGGGTACACCTTTCCGTTCGGACGATTCACAGATTCCTTTTGTCCGCTACGAAGAAGTACCGGGTACCGATGGTGGACTGCAATCGGCAGCGGATTACACCTATGGCTATTCAGATGCTTTGCGTGATGGCGTGGTTCGTCCCGTGGTCTTCTTGGCGTATTCCGGTCAGGCCCGGTGGCGTGATAGCGCTGGCGAGGAGTATGAGGCGCGTCTGGGAGAAGTGCTTAATGCGGAGCAGACCGCTCGAGCATGGCGCACAGCACTGGATCCACGTGGCGAATGGATACCTTCCGTCCTGCAGGCTGCCCACACCCGTCTGATGCAGCTGCGTGAAACGATTCCGGACGCAGGCGGCCTGGTGATTGCCACCGACAAGGTCACTGCTCGTGCCTATGCCACGATTCTCAATCGCATTAGTTCCACACCGGTGACCGTGGTGCTCTCTGATGAAGCCGGGGCTTCACAGCGGATTAAGGATTTCTCCGCCTCCGACGACGAGTGGATGGTCGCCGTGCGCATGGTGTCTGAGGGCGTGGATGTGCCCCGCCTGGCTGTGGGGGTCTATGCCACCTCATCATCGACGCCACTGTTTTTCGCCCAGGCGATTGGCCGTTTCGTTCGCTCTCGCCGCAAGGGGGAGTCCGCATCGGTATTCCTGCCTTCGGTACCGGTTCTTCTCGATTTGGCGTCCAGATTGGAAAAGCAGCGTAACCACGTCCTCGGTAAGCCAGATCGGCCGGACGAAGGATGGGACGATCAGCTGTTGGAGCAGGCCAATAAGGAAGAAAATGAGCCTGGCGAGGAACGTGGCTATGAATCGATTGGCGCGGATGCCGAACTCGAATCCCTGATCTACGACGGTTCCACTTACGGAACACGGGTATCTGGTAGTGCGGAAGAGCAGGAATACCTGGGTCTGCCCGGGCTGCTCGATGCCGAGCAGATGCGTACCCTGCTAAGACAGCGCCAAGCAGACCAAATTGAAGCGCGAGCTCGGGAGCAGAAGCTTCGCGAAGCTGCCGAGCGCTCTGCCGAGGCTGGAGGTGCCAAGGACCAGGCCCGACAGCGCGTAGCGAGTGAGGAATTACCAGCACTACGCAAGGAGCTCAACGCCCTCGTCAATATGACGAGTGCGCGTACCGGCCGTCCGCATGGAGCAATCCACAACGACGTGCGTCGAAACTGTGGAGGACCACCGACTGCGCTCTGTAGTGCAGCTCAGCTGCGTGACCGAATCGCATACTTGAGGGACTGGTAG
- the ppgK gene encoding polyphosphate--glucose phosphotransferase, with amino-acid sequence MSEQNPTLAFGIDIGGSGVKGALVDVSTGTQVTERKRIATPQPSTPDAVAEVVRELIHAENWDGPVGITVPAVVRQQVTKTAANIDKAWIDTDVQELFRHHLGEQRDITVLNDADAAGMAEVRFGDQKARTGSVMMLTFGTGIGSALLMDGNLYPNTELGHMKMKKTTAEKYASSKVRDDEELSYKEWAKRVNKVMERYSELFNPQTFIVGGGISRKADKWVPYLTIEQEVIPAKLRNEAGIIGAALAVHEGLRP; translated from the coding sequence ATGAGCGAGCAGAACCCCACCCTGGCCTTCGGCATTGACATTGGCGGCTCCGGTGTCAAGGGCGCGTTGGTCGATGTATCCACCGGCACGCAGGTTACCGAACGCAAGCGCATCGCGACCCCACAGCCATCCACGCCGGACGCTGTGGCTGAAGTCGTCCGTGAACTTATCCATGCGGAGAACTGGGATGGCCCGGTGGGCATCACCGTTCCCGCCGTCGTACGCCAACAGGTGACGAAAACTGCTGCGAATATCGACAAGGCGTGGATTGACACCGATGTTCAGGAACTATTCCGTCACCACCTGGGCGAGCAGCGGGATATCACCGTGCTCAATGATGCCGACGCTGCCGGGATGGCAGAAGTTCGCTTCGGAGACCAGAAGGCCCGCACCGGATCAGTGATGATGCTTACCTTTGGGACGGGCATCGGCTCGGCGCTGCTCATGGACGGAAACCTTTACCCCAACACTGAGTTGGGGCACATGAAGATGAAAAAGACCACGGCTGAAAAGTACGCGTCCAGCAAGGTGCGTGATGACGAGGAACTCAGCTACAAGGAGTGGGCGAAGCGCGTGAATAAGGTCATGGAGCGCTATTCCGAACTCTTCAACCCGCAGACCTTTATCGTCGGAGGCGGTATTTCCCGCAAGGCCGACAAATGGGTTCCTTACCTGACGATTGAACAGGAAGTCATCCCCGCGAAGCTGCGCAACGAGGCCGGCATCATCGGCGCTGCCCTCGCGGTCCACGAGGGTCTCCGCCCCTAG
- the dtd gene encoding D-aminoacyl-tRNA deacylase, with amino-acid sequence MRAVVSTVSEASVSVEGKVVGSVSGPALLALVGVGREDPLDAWETVARKIAELRILPAAGEPWESARNHSAIDVGAPILLVSQFTLMGATAKGRRPSWSDAAPGETASKVIDKMVDYLRDRGLHVETGQFGTMMKVHSVNEGPFTVIVEAS; translated from the coding sequence ATGAGAGCAGTTGTGAGCACCGTCAGTGAGGCGAGTGTGAGCGTGGAGGGCAAGGTTGTGGGATCCGTCAGCGGTCCTGCACTTTTAGCTTTGGTGGGAGTGGGACGCGAGGATCCCCTGGATGCTTGGGAAACCGTCGCGCGGAAGATCGCGGAATTGCGGATTCTCCCGGCAGCGGGTGAACCCTGGGAATCAGCGCGAAATCATTCAGCCATCGATGTCGGAGCCCCCATTCTGCTCGTCAGCCAATTCACCCTCATGGGCGCCACCGCTAAGGGACGCCGACCCTCGTGGTCCGATGCTGCGCCCGGGGAAACAGCTTCTAAAGTTATCGACAAAATGGTGGACTATCTGCGCGATCGAGGCCTCCACGTAGAAACCGGCCAATTCGGCACAATGATGAAGGTTCACAGTGTTAACGAGGGGCCTTTCACTGTCATCGTGGAGGCCTCGTAA
- a CDS encoding RNA polymerase sigma factor has translation MAANNSTTSGENNENTAVRKVAKKTAKKTARKVAKKVAPASKVAAAADVTPESSPTPETTPAKKTAAKKTAAKKTTARKAAAKKTTAKKTAAKKTSAKKTTAKKTAAKKTAAKKTAAKKATRKASTKKATTKAEELSVEDEDQLTVGVDTGSEDIDSHEDADEFDTDLDDDDFGDDLDDDLDEDLDDDLDDDLTDDEEDDESDDADDSDEDEDSGKFVWDEDESAALRQARKDAELTASADSVRAYLKQIGKVALLNAEQEVSLAKRIEAGLYASYRLQEIKESGEKLSPMNRRDLREIERDGQRAKNHLLEANLRLVVSLAKRYTGRGMAFLDLIQEGNLGLIRAVEKFDYVKGYKFSTYATWWIRQAITRAMADQARTIRIPVHMVEVINKLGRIQRELLQDLGREPTPEELAKEMDISVDKVLEIQQYAREPISLDQTIGDEGDSQLGDFIEDSEAVVAVDAVSFTLLQDQLQDVLHTLSEREAGVVKLRFGLTDGMPRTLDEIGQVYGVTRERIRQIESKTMSKLRHPSRSQVLRDYLD, from the coding sequence GTGGCAGCGAACAACTCGACCACCAGTGGTGAAAATAACGAGAATACAGCTGTACGCAAGGTCGCCAAGAAGACCGCGAAGAAGACGGCGCGCAAAGTTGCCAAGAAGGTTGCTCCCGCAAGCAAGGTAGCTGCTGCGGCAGACGTCACCCCCGAGAGCTCCCCTACGCCGGAAACAACGCCAGCGAAAAAAACCGCTGCCAAAAAGACTGCAGCGAAGAAAACCACTGCCAGGAAGGCAGCTGCAAAGAAGACCACAGCAAAGAAAACTGCTGCTAAGAAGACTTCGGCCAAGAAAACAACAGCCAAGAAAACAGCGGCGAAAAAGACCGCAGCAAAGAAGACAGCCGCAAAGAAGGCCACGCGAAAGGCCAGCACCAAGAAGGCGACAACCAAGGCTGAGGAACTTTCCGTCGAGGATGAAGATCAGCTCACCGTCGGCGTAGACACCGGATCGGAAGACATCGATAGCCACGAGGACGCCGATGAGTTCGATACTGATTTGGACGACGATGACTTCGGCGATGATCTGGATGACGACCTCGATGAGGATCTCGACGATGACTTGGACGATGACCTCACCGATGACGAAGAGGACGACGAGTCCGACGACGCGGACGATTCCGATGAGGATGAGGACTCTGGAAAATTCGTGTGGGACGAGGACGAGTCTGCTGCCCTGCGCCAAGCACGCAAGGACGCGGAGCTTACCGCTTCCGCTGACTCAGTTCGCGCCTACCTCAAGCAAATTGGCAAGGTAGCCCTGCTGAATGCTGAGCAAGAGGTTTCTTTGGCCAAGCGCATCGAAGCCGGTCTCTACGCTTCTTACCGCCTCCAGGAGATTAAGGAGTCCGGCGAGAAGCTCTCACCGATGAATCGACGCGATCTGCGCGAGATCGAGCGCGACGGACAACGAGCAAAAAATCACCTCCTAGAAGCCAACCTCCGTCTGGTGGTGTCCCTCGCGAAGCGTTACACGGGTCGCGGCATGGCGTTCCTGGATCTGATCCAAGAAGGAAACCTGGGTCTGATACGTGCTGTCGAAAAGTTCGACTACGTCAAGGGCTACAAGTTCTCTACCTACGCCACGTGGTGGATTCGCCAGGCAATCACACGCGCGATGGCCGACCAAGCACGCACCATCCGAATTCCGGTTCACATGGTCGAGGTCATTAATAAGCTTGGCCGTATTCAGCGCGAACTCCTGCAGGATCTTGGGCGCGAACCAACCCCAGAGGAGCTGGCTAAGGAGATGGACATCTCCGTTGACAAGGTCCTCGAGATTCAGCAGTACGCCCGAGAACCGATTTCTCTGGACCAGACCATCGGCGATGAAGGCGATTCTCAGCTGGGCGATTTCATTGAGGACTCCGAAGCCGTCGTGGCCGTGGATGCAGTCTCCTTCACGCTGCTGCAGGATCAGCTCCAGGACGTGCTGCATACGTTGTCCGAGCGTGAAGCTGGGGTTGTCAAGCTCCGATTCGGCCTCACCGATGGCATGCCACGGACCTTGGACGAAATCGGTCAGGTCTACGGTGTAACCCGTGAGCGCATCAGGCAGATCGAATCCAAGACGATGTCCAAGCTGCGCCACCCATCCCGCTCCCAGGTGCTACGCGACTACCTGGATTAG
- a CDS encoding DUF3039 domain-containing protein: MSSTSTSTIERPDVRTDEQTSDDTPKFFHYVKKDQIVESAVMGKLVVALCGETFPVTKQAKPGSPVCPDCEQIYKGLRRK, encoded by the coding sequence GTGAGTAGCACGAGCACATCAACAATTGAGCGTCCTGACGTCCGCACGGACGAACAGACCAGCGACGATACCCCAAAGTTCTTCCACTACGTGAAGAAGGATCAGATCGTGGAATCTGCAGTGATGGGCAAGCTGGTAGTGGCCCTGTGTGGTGAGACTTTTCCCGTCACGAAGCAGGCTAAGCCAGGGTCTCCCGTGTGCCCTGATTGTGAGCAGATCTACAAGGGGCTGCGCAGGAAGTGA
- a CDS encoding DUF3093 domain-containing protein encodes MASTEPSQGVADEVLYSEAQRVPLTWWLLGALLVGLLSWQAQMQREWYWGIAAGIIVAAAVVWTLLNLSSNKVLVAREDGGIWLYVGQAKLPAEVVSRTLVIPPTAKQAAMGRQLDPAAYVVHKGWIPTMAMLVLDDPDDPTPYWLISTKEPQELLEALGRPIY; translated from the coding sequence GTGGCATCCACCGAGCCTTCCCAGGGCGTCGCCGATGAGGTTCTTTACTCGGAAGCCCAACGCGTTCCACTGACATGGTGGCTGTTGGGCGCATTACTTGTCGGACTCTTGTCCTGGCAGGCGCAGATGCAGCGCGAATGGTACTGGGGAATTGCCGCAGGCATCATCGTTGCTGCCGCAGTGGTGTGGACCCTGTTGAATCTCTCCTCGAATAAAGTGCTCGTCGCTCGCGAAGATGGTGGAATATGGCTCTACGTGGGGCAGGCTAAACTGCCCGCAGAGGTTGTCAGCCGCACATTGGTGATCCCTCCCACCGCGAAGCAGGCCGCTATGGGGCGACAATTGGATCCAGCAGCCTATGTGGTGCATAAGGGATGGATCCCGACGATGGCCATGCTCGTGCTCGATGACCCGGATGACCCCACCCCATACTGGCTTATTTCCACGAAAGAACCCCAGGAACTGTTGGAAGCGCTGGGGCGTCCGATCTACTAG
- a CDS encoding DUF7782 domain-containing protein — protein MPHSSAVPLPFISDATSTLLHSLRQHGYSTAMVLRVLGSTGVSVASARSPQAALWYARRSDAPQLERHIVTAFYLRQAVDQHALEDFLTPGLVADLLRDGVLVEAAEGTLRCAIDIRPITFAPHAAQDVLIASDPDASMEDRIPGADHVPGVGHASLSLLNVIPPVSPGSSILDLGCGSGVLSLVLADHSDNVTVIGTDLSQRAIEFANANGSVSAAHSNAPKSSRVSWRQGSWFEPVAGKQFDMIVANPPFVIGPAVVGHVYRDSGLPLDGATSTVVGGAAEHLMPGGTAHILAGWALEDSESAASRVSSWLPSHGVRAWVVQREEVDTATYVTTWLQDEGLDPRHHDGRQRTQAWMDFFADNGISRIGLGFVHIQRIDDDQPTELTFEVLDHPLPAGTYLGLEAAEFFARAQWLSEQDSDGILAAKYAVRPTTALEQVGLPRSDEYSSQGFVEYVTRLSRTDGPAWSHEVDEPVVKILSGLHPQALSLEDVIELYCASQALDSEDFTSALLPIVVDLVRHGMIIPAELLDEDNEESHQQ, from the coding sequence ATGCCACATTCTTCTGCTGTTCCCCTCCCCTTTATTTCCGACGCCACCAGCACGCTCCTTCACTCTCTTCGCCAGCATGGCTATTCCACGGCCATGGTGCTCCGAGTACTTGGTTCCACTGGTGTCAGCGTGGCCAGTGCTCGGTCTCCTCAAGCGGCTCTGTGGTACGCACGCCGTAGTGATGCCCCGCAGCTGGAACGCCACATCGTCACAGCTTTTTATCTCCGCCAGGCAGTCGATCAGCACGCCCTGGAGGATTTCCTGACACCAGGTCTTGTCGCCGATCTTCTGCGCGATGGAGTGCTCGTCGAAGCAGCGGAAGGCACGCTACGCTGCGCTATCGATATACGCCCGATCACTTTTGCTCCCCATGCTGCACAAGACGTGCTCATCGCTAGCGATCCAGATGCTTCCATGGAAGATCGTATACCGGGAGCCGACCACGTTCCGGGAGTCGGTCACGCTTCCCTATCATTACTCAATGTCATACCCCCAGTATCCCCTGGTTCTTCCATTCTCGACCTCGGATGCGGTTCCGGGGTCTTGAGCTTGGTGCTCGCGGATCATTCGGACAACGTGACAGTTATCGGCACGGACCTTTCCCAGCGCGCTATCGAGTTCGCCAATGCCAATGGAAGCGTGTCCGCGGCGCACTCGAACGCGCCGAAGAGTAGTCGAGTGTCCTGGAGACAGGGAAGCTGGTTTGAACCTGTCGCGGGCAAGCAATTCGACATGATAGTGGCAAATCCACCCTTCGTGATCGGCCCGGCGGTCGTCGGACACGTCTATCGCGACTCCGGACTTCCACTGGACGGAGCAACATCCACCGTCGTAGGGGGCGCTGCCGAACACCTCATGCCGGGAGGAACCGCACACATTTTGGCAGGCTGGGCTCTCGAGGATTCCGAGTCGGCAGCGTCGAGGGTATCCAGTTGGCTTCCTAGCCACGGGGTCCGCGCTTGGGTAGTACAACGTGAAGAAGTGGACACCGCCACCTACGTCACCACGTGGTTGCAAGATGAAGGACTCGATCCCCGCCACCATGATGGCCGTCAGCGCACCCAAGCGTGGATGGATTTCTTCGCCGATAACGGCATCAGCCGCATCGGTTTGGGCTTTGTGCATATCCAGCGCATCGATGACGATCAACCTACCGAGCTCACGTTCGAGGTACTGGATCATCCACTGCCTGCGGGAACGTACCTGGGCCTGGAAGCCGCTGAGTTCTTTGCTAGAGCACAGTGGCTCAGCGAGCAGGACTCCGACGGCATACTCGCGGCCAAATACGCCGTGCGACCGACGACCGCGCTAGAGCAGGTGGGACTGCCACGCTCGGACGAATACTCATCCCAGGGTTTCGTGGAGTACGTAACTAGGCTGAGCCGAACCGATGGTCCGGCTTGGAGCCACGAGGTCGACGAGCCAGTCGTGAAAATCCTTTCGGGATTGCACCCTCAAGCGTTGAGCTTGGAAGACGTCATTGAGCTCTATTGCGCGTCACAAGCGCTGGACAGCGAGGACTTTACCTCAGCATTGCTACCTATTGTCGTCGATCTGGTGCGCCATGGGATGATCATTCCCGCAGAGTTACTGGATGAAGACAACGAGGAGAGCCACCAGCAATGA
- a CDS encoding DUF308 domain-containing protein — MGKQRDYSDLDSAPRTVSTAQTTVSPRPVTGLSLAALLIGILVIPAALMPFFGIVAAIIGIIVGIVALLRANRNGSPRAYAIGGLVLSIIGMAVAITFTSAGMKAVEGCETLRGDELNACIQEKNVQ; from the coding sequence ATGGGAAAACAACGGGATTATTCTGACCTCGATAGCGCTCCGCGCACAGTATCGACAGCGCAAACAACCGTGTCGCCGCGGCCCGTCACAGGGCTGTCTTTAGCAGCGCTATTGATCGGCATTCTCGTAATCCCCGCGGCGCTGATGCCTTTCTTTGGTATCGTTGCCGCAATCATCGGCATCATCGTTGGCATCGTGGCGCTGCTACGTGCCAATAGGAATGGCAGTCCGCGTGCCTACGCCATTGGCGGTCTTGTGCTGTCCATTATCGGCATGGCCGTGGCGATCACCTTCACCAGCGCTGGGATGAAGGCCGTTGAAGGTTGTGAGACGCTGCGAGGCGATGAGTTGAACGCCTGCATTCAGGAAAAGAACGTTCAGTAG